In Microbacterium lushaniae, the following are encoded in one genomic region:
- a CDS encoding arabinosyltransferase domain-containing protein: MRSLNLVARRRGTALLVASLVAIVAGFALALAPVLQSKVEVRWPQAPDDVRSTALLLANLTPHAIDVEFDEAALNAAADGGGLLLSTVRTDRPAARAAGLVLETDGATLTVSLRQSVETVVIEPGSWHLRSSIEGMTLDRDGESVLSWPTEVPPEIDGLLTVVGELPGGAEFQATVQVLDDNNTVASPVKLVILAVAALALIAVAVMLIRDDRARPLRRVARPRRDDGEGRWVRVAVAAVDVAVVGALVLWVFIGPMTADDGYYAVMARNNSDAGYVGMYYQIFNQTFVPFVWYWQFLDLWQTLSVSAVWLRIPSLLAAVGGWMLIRYYVRRHLEVAGAARAGLLAVAGMVTVLWWSAFAIGVRPEAVAAVGAMAVLVLVVTSVRTGRAFPAFVAAAVGALSFAAHPTGVVAFGPLLVGIAPLWRALSGDGWRAGARRTVAVISGGAFALIAAFHDGALFEAINGQRRFAAVETPLDWSDELARYVLLLENGPQGTYVKRAVVLVALVLVLWFLIAWAWDRRSRTRLIGDAATLMGWTFAAGFVLIWITTSKWSHHFGAMAVIGAVFVAWMLVILPARVLAALPTTRHRWLIASIFAASLIPPFCWPWRARRTGSPGTPTCRIGDRRRVSALSCSHSRCCGSVWSSRSRRSCSPCPGSGVSRSVCRSLPRRYP; encoded by the coding sequence GTGAGATCCCTGAACCTAGTCGCGCGGCGGCGTGGCACCGCCCTCCTGGTCGCCTCCCTCGTGGCGATCGTGGCGGGCTTCGCCCTCGCGCTCGCGCCGGTGCTCCAGAGCAAAGTCGAGGTGCGCTGGCCGCAGGCGCCCGACGACGTCCGGTCGACCGCGCTCCTTCTGGCCAACCTCACCCCGCACGCCATCGACGTGGAGTTCGACGAGGCCGCGCTGAATGCGGCCGCCGACGGCGGCGGCCTGCTGCTGTCCACGGTCCGCACAGACCGCCCCGCTGCGCGGGCGGCAGGGCTGGTCCTGGAGACGGACGGGGCGACTCTCACGGTCTCGCTGCGTCAGAGCGTGGAGACAGTGGTGATCGAGCCGGGATCGTGGCACCTGCGCTCCAGCATCGAGGGGATGACGCTCGACCGCGACGGGGAGTCGGTGCTGTCCTGGCCCACTGAGGTGCCCCCGGAGATCGACGGCCTGCTCACCGTTGTGGGGGAGCTCCCCGGGGGCGCCGAGTTCCAGGCGACGGTTCAAGTGCTCGACGACAACAACACCGTCGCCTCCCCGGTGAAGCTCGTCATCCTCGCGGTGGCCGCACTGGCCCTGATCGCCGTGGCCGTGATGCTCATCCGCGACGATCGCGCGCGGCCGCTTCGACGTGTGGCGCGTCCGCGTCGGGATGACGGCGAGGGCCGGTGGGTGCGGGTCGCCGTCGCGGCCGTCGACGTCGCTGTCGTGGGGGCGCTGGTGCTGTGGGTGTTCATCGGGCCGATGACCGCCGACGACGGCTATTACGCGGTGATGGCGCGTAACAACTCCGATGCCGGATACGTCGGCATGTACTACCAGATCTTCAATCAGACCTTCGTCCCCTTCGTGTGGTATTGGCAGTTCCTCGATCTGTGGCAGACGCTGTCCGTCAGCGCGGTCTGGCTGCGGATCCCCTCCCTCCTCGCCGCAGTGGGCGGCTGGATGCTGATCCGGTACTACGTCCGACGCCATCTGGAGGTCGCCGGAGCCGCCCGCGCCGGGCTTCTCGCCGTCGCGGGCATGGTCACCGTCCTGTGGTGGAGTGCCTTCGCCATCGGCGTGCGCCCGGAGGCGGTCGCGGCGGTCGGAGCGATGGCCGTCCTGGTACTCGTCGTCACTTCGGTCCGCACCGGCCGTGCGTTCCCCGCCTTCGTGGCCGCGGCTGTGGGGGCCCTGAGCTTCGCGGCCCACCCGACCGGCGTTGTCGCGTTCGGCCCGCTGCTCGTGGGGATCGCTCCCCTGTGGCGCGCACTGTCCGGCGACGGATGGCGGGCGGGAGCCCGTCGCACGGTCGCCGTCATCAGCGGAGGGGCGTTCGCGCTCATCGCCGCCTTCCACGACGGCGCGCTGTTCGAGGCGATCAACGGGCAGCGCCGCTTCGCCGCGGTCGAGACACCCCTGGACTGGTCGGACGAACTCGCCCGGTACGTCCTGCTGCTGGAGAACGGGCCGCAGGGAACGTACGTCAAGCGGGCGGTGGTGCTCGTCGCGCTCGTGCTCGTGCTGTGGTTCCTCATCGCGTGGGCGTGGGACCGTCGATCGCGCACGAGACTGATCGGGGACGCCGCCACCCTCATGGGGTGGACCTTCGCCGCGGGATTCGTGCTGATCTGGATCACCACGAGCAAGTGGTCCCACCACTTCGGGGCCATGGCGGTGATCGGGGCGGTGTTCGTCGCCTGGATGCTGGTGATCCTCCCGGCACGCGTCCTGGCCGCACTTCCCACCACCCGTCACCGTTGGCTCATCGCATCGATCTTCGCCGCCTCACTGATCCCCCCGTTCTGCTGGCCCTGGAGGGCCCGCAGAACTGGTTCTCCTGGAACGCCCACCTGTCGGATTGGGGACAGGCGCCGGGTGTCGGCCCTGTCCTGTTCGCACAGCCGGTGTTGTGGGTCGGTCTGGTCGTCGCGCTCACGGCGGTCCTGCTCGCCGTGTCCCGGGTCCGGCGTGAGCCGGTCCGTCTGCCGGTCCTTGCCGCGGCGGTACCCGTGA
- a CDS encoding arabinosyltransferase C-terminal domain-containing protein: MTCFALIGVYMFGTFGIAAARGLDDFSTSAANLRDPLARDCLIEDAVATWDAADGAVAPAIDTQVGAPGMTPEHLPDGTPTEPILATGSSVWTSLRDGVPVVGAHESGWFDVPALSDGEQLVVAVAGHLTRDASTKLTLERRDGSGEITTAPVTDEVDRHGWRTLLLSPLVTEDIEEIRLVAQTRTELPGQWLAVSDPLVAPARSFAQVFPAGRPVSVHWLMSFWFACTTPPTIANGIVEPPAGATSWGDFAWDMNPWTPARGGILAGASRLADIRTLAGDMDGFGEAWGRAQVFEYPVAEAGYELRAERVLTPGWRSAFPEASQLVVAER; this comes from the coding sequence GTGACCTGCTTCGCCCTGATCGGGGTCTACATGTTCGGGACCTTCGGCATCGCCGCGGCGCGGGGACTGGACGACTTCTCCACCTCGGCGGCGAATCTGCGAGACCCGCTTGCGCGCGATTGCCTCATCGAGGACGCCGTCGCGACCTGGGACGCTGCCGACGGTGCGGTCGCGCCCGCCATCGACACGCAGGTCGGCGCCCCGGGGATGACGCCCGAGCATCTGCCGGACGGCACGCCGACCGAGCCGATTCTGGCAACCGGCTCGTCGGTGTGGACGAGCCTCCGGGACGGTGTCCCGGTCGTTGGCGCGCACGAGTCCGGCTGGTTCGATGTGCCCGCGCTCTCGGACGGGGAGCAGCTGGTCGTCGCCGTCGCCGGGCACCTGACGCGCGATGCCTCGACGAAGCTCACCCTGGAGCGACGGGACGGATCGGGCGAGATCACGACGGCACCCGTCACCGACGAGGTCGACCGTCATGGCTGGCGCACGCTGCTGCTGTCGCCACTGGTCACGGAAGACATCGAGGAGATCCGGCTCGTGGCCCAGACCAGGACGGAGCTGCCCGGGCAATGGCTCGCGGTGAGCGATCCGCTCGTCGCGCCCGCGCGGAGCTTCGCGCAGGTGTTCCCCGCCGGAAGGCCGGTCTCCGTGCACTGGCTGATGTCCTTCTGGTTCGCGTGCACGACGCCCCCGACCATCGCGAACGGGATCGTCGAGCCGCCTGCAGGCGCCACATCGTGGGGCGACTTCGCGTGGGACATGAACCCGTGGACACCGGCTCGCGGCGGGATCCTCGCTGGAGCGTCCCGCCTGGCCGACATCCGCACCCTCGCCGGCGACATGGACGGATTCGGCGAGGCCTGGGGGCGTGCGCAGGTGTTCGAGTATCCGGTGGCCGAAGCCGGGTACGAGCTCCGGGCCGAGCGTGTCCTCACCCCGGGTTGGCGAAGCGCCTTCCCGGAAGCCTCGCAGCTCGTGGTGGCCGAGAGGTGA
- a CDS encoding DUF6541 family protein: protein MWAELIPGAVVAALLLFVVGGVVGWAGGLRGFALLATAPALTVAVIAVASVVAPWVGLAWSIIPVLIALVVAAAVSRALGRRRPARPAARSRFSPWLAGAVIAAAVAATTQVVLSIGAPDAISQTFDNVFHLNAVRWILDTGSASSLTLGQITAQSEGLAFYPGAWHALVALVVQLSGATIPVAVNATVIVVCALAWPMAAIMLTRALFGRTPAATVGAGLLSVAMPVFPILLLDYGVLYPYQLSLALVPVALALTLHVVGWSRLRDAASAWQRGLLLIATLGGVALAHPGGFVAWLALSTPIAATLGWSSVRRARSRRARVRVFVAAAVYLVVGAALLRILRPPADARGWAIQSSMGEAFIQGLVGSAWYGVVPVVAALAVLAGLFFTVRNRSRPAILAAGMFLVALLLFIIVASLPIIPLRDIFTGSWYNNIPRLAALLPLGAVPLGAYGIACSARAVSRRIPVPRRRVALPVLGAVAALVGLAASQAAPLSPVPAAIATAQRNFDDSGTPALLSQDERTLLERLDEHVPPGAVVAGNPWTGTSLAYALADRPVLTPHLLSYEDERLRQLGATLGASTAGDDTCELAREFGVRFVLEFGPEEVHGGYHSYAGYEDLSESASMELRDQVGDARLYELVGCDR, encoded by the coding sequence ATGTGGGCTGAATTGATTCCGGGGGCCGTTGTGGCCGCACTGCTGCTGTTCGTCGTCGGCGGCGTGGTGGGGTGGGCGGGCGGCCTGCGCGGCTTCGCCCTGCTCGCCACCGCCCCGGCGCTCACCGTGGCCGTCATCGCAGTCGCGAGCGTCGTGGCGCCGTGGGTGGGCCTGGCGTGGTCGATCATCCCGGTGCTGATCGCCCTCGTCGTCGCCGCGGCAGTGAGCCGCGCCCTCGGCCGACGGCGGCCGGCGAGGCCGGCGGCGCGGTCGCGCTTCAGTCCGTGGCTGGCCGGCGCCGTCATCGCGGCAGCGGTGGCCGCCACGACGCAGGTGGTGCTGTCCATCGGGGCGCCCGACGCGATCTCCCAGACGTTCGACAACGTCTTCCACCTCAACGCGGTGCGGTGGATCCTGGATACGGGCTCGGCGTCGTCCCTGACGCTCGGGCAGATCACCGCACAGAGCGAAGGGCTCGCCTTCTATCCCGGCGCATGGCACGCGCTCGTCGCGCTCGTCGTCCAGCTGTCGGGAGCCACCATCCCGGTCGCCGTGAACGCGACGGTGATCGTCGTCTGCGCGCTCGCCTGGCCCATGGCGGCGATCATGCTCACACGCGCGCTGTTCGGCCGCACCCCCGCAGCGACGGTGGGCGCAGGACTGCTCAGCGTCGCCATGCCCGTCTTCCCGATCCTGTTGCTGGATTACGGCGTTCTATACCCGTATCAGCTCTCCCTCGCCCTCGTCCCCGTCGCACTGGCCCTCACTCTCCACGTCGTCGGATGGAGTCGGCTGCGCGACGCGGCGTCGGCGTGGCAGCGCGGGCTCCTCCTCATCGCGACGCTTGGGGGCGTCGCGCTCGCGCACCCCGGCGGGTTCGTCGCGTGGCTCGCGCTGTCGACTCCCATAGCAGCGACGCTCGGGTGGAGTTCGGTGAGGCGAGCCCGTTCCCGGCGGGCGCGCGTGCGCGTCTTCGTGGCCGCCGCCGTCTACCTCGTGGTCGGTGCGGCACTGCTGCGCATCCTGCGGCCCCCCGCCGATGCCCGCGGATGGGCAATCCAATCGTCCATGGGAGAGGCCTTCATCCAGGGACTGGTGGGCTCCGCGTGGTACGGCGTCGTGCCCGTCGTCGCCGCCCTCGCCGTCCTGGCCGGACTCTTCTTCACGGTGCGGAACCGGTCCCGCCCCGCGATCCTCGCAGCGGGGATGTTCCTCGTGGCGCTGCTGCTGTTCATCATCGTGGCAAGCCTTCCGATCATCCCACTGCGCGATATCTTCACGGGAAGCTGGTACAACAACATCCCGCGACTGGCCGCCCTCCTTCCCCTGGGGGCCGTGCCCCTGGGGGCGTACGGCATCGCGTGCTCCGCGCGCGCGGTCTCCCGCCGCATCCCGGTACCGCGTCGTCGTGTCGCTCTGCCGGTGCTCGGCGCCGTCGCGGCCCTGGTCGGCCTGGCCGCCAGCCAGGCGGCGCCGCTCTCGCCGGTGCCGGCCGCGATCGCCACCGCGCAGCGCAACTTCGACGACTCCGGAACCCCCGCGCTGCTCTCCCAGGACGAGCGCACCCTGCTGGAGCGCCTCGACGAGCACGTTCCGCCCGGTGCCGTTGTGGCCGGAAACCCCTGGACGGGGACCTCTCTCGCTTACGCGCTCGCGGATCGTCCTGTGCTCACGCCGCACCTCCTGAGTTACGAGGACGAGCGACTGCGGCAGCTGGGTGCGACGCTCGGAGCGAGCACGGCGGGCGACGACACGTGCGAACTCGCCCGCGAGTTCGGAGTGCGCTTCGTCCTCGAGTTCGGACCTGAGGAGGTCCACGGCGGCTATCACTCCTATGCCGGATACGAGGACCTCTCCGAGTCCGCCTCGATGGAACTGCGGGACCAGGTCGGCGATGCGCGGCTGTACGAGCTGGTGGGATGCGACCGATGA
- a CDS encoding glycosyltransferase family 2 protein, which translates to MSESAERVLVIVPAWNEENNVGATVRSIRAAGPYDIAVVDDGSTDSTAEAARAAGAVVLTLPFNLGVGGAMRTGFTYARRHGYGRAIQVDADGQHNPADIARVLDGLDRADISIGARFADVGDYPVKGPRRWAMVVLAKVVSNVANTRLTDVTSGFRAANGAAIEQYVRYYPAEYLGDTIDSLVAAVHSGLRVTQVPVAMRPRAAGRPSQNAWGSTVYLLRSVFALALAVLRPRRRRTEPPA; encoded by the coding sequence ATGTCTGAAAGCGCGGAGCGTGTCCTCGTCATCGTTCCCGCGTGGAACGAGGAGAACAACGTCGGCGCCACCGTGCGGAGCATCCGGGCGGCCGGACCCTATGACATCGCCGTCGTCGACGACGGTTCCACCGACTCGACGGCGGAGGCTGCCCGCGCGGCCGGTGCCGTGGTGCTGACTCTCCCCTTCAACCTGGGCGTCGGGGGCGCGATGCGGACCGGTTTCACGTACGCCAGACGTCACGGGTACGGCAGGGCGATCCAGGTCGACGCCGACGGTCAGCACAACCCGGCAGACATCGCCCGTGTGCTCGACGGGCTCGACCGCGCAGACATCTCCATCGGTGCGCGGTTCGCCGATGTCGGCGACTACCCGGTGAAGGGGCCGCGGCGCTGGGCCATGGTCGTCCTGGCGAAGGTGGTCTCCAACGTCGCGAACACGCGCCTGACAGACGTGACGAGCGGATTCCGCGCGGCCAACGGCGCAGCCATCGAACAGTACGTGCGGTACTACCCGGCCGAATACCTGGGCGACACGATCGACTCGCTCGTCGCGGCCGTCCACAGCGGACTGCGGGTGACCCAGGTGCCTGTCGCCATGCGCCCCCGTGCCGCCGGACGGCCGAGCCAGAATGCGTGGGGGTCGACGGTCTACCTTCTCCGCTCGGTCTTCGCCCTGGCGCTGGCGGTCCTGCGGCCACGACGTCGACGGACGGAGCCCCCGGCATGA
- a CDS encoding DUF2304 domain-containing protein, translating to MTVIGAVALALIILTIVMVLLLRRSIREKYAVMWLVIGLAVLVLGIFPGLLTWATALLGVQLPANLLFSLAIVLLLGVSLHLSWELSRAEDEIRRVAEESAILRAEVDTLSAKVERLTAERDTAGDDGDQDGQRKT from the coding sequence ATGACCGTCATCGGTGCAGTCGCACTCGCGCTCATCATCCTGACCATCGTGATGGTCCTGCTGCTGCGACGCTCCATCCGCGAGAAGTACGCGGTCATGTGGCTCGTGATCGGACTCGCCGTCCTCGTCCTCGGCATCTTCCCGGGCCTGCTCACGTGGGCCACAGCCCTGCTCGGGGTCCAACTGCCCGCCAACCTCCTGTTCTCGCTCGCCATCGTCCTGCTGCTGGGGGTCTCCCTCCATCTGTCGTGGGAACTCTCGCGCGCGGAGGACGAGATCCGCCGTGTGGCCGAGGAGTCGGCGATCCTGCGCGCGGAGGTGGACACTCTCTCCGCGAAGGTCGAGCGGCTCACCGCAGAGCGGGACACCGCGGGCGACGACGGTGACCAGGACGGTCAGCGGAAGACGTAG
- a CDS encoding glycosyltransferase family 2 protein → MTVTDDVIDILLPYFGDLDYLRLAVESVRAQTDGAWRLVCVDDGSPSMEGHEWIASLGDPRIVAVRNEVNLGVARNFARCLELSTADWFVMMGADDVMMPNYLETVRRATLRAPAADVIQPGVEVIDDDGIPARPLPDRVKSLLRPSTRSGDRVLVGEAFAASLARADWAYFPSLLWRRASVSAQGFDASYDVALDLALLLDVAMAGGVLRVTDEVCFQYRRHARSFSQATATSGLRFEQERRFFQHYSELLHARGWHRASRIARQRLVSRLNAGAEVTAALVRGRMRDAGRLIRYVFR, encoded by the coding sequence ATGACCGTGACGGATGACGTCATCGACATCCTCCTCCCCTACTTCGGCGACCTCGACTACCTGCGCCTTGCGGTGGAGAGCGTCCGCGCGCAGACCGACGGGGCGTGGCGCCTGGTGTGCGTGGACGACGGGTCGCCATCCATGGAGGGCCACGAGTGGATCGCCTCCCTCGGCGACCCGCGCATCGTCGCCGTGCGCAACGAGGTGAATCTGGGCGTCGCGCGCAACTTCGCTCGCTGCCTGGAACTGTCGACGGCCGACTGGTTCGTCATGATGGGCGCCGACGACGTCATGATGCCCAACTACCTCGAGACCGTCCGCCGCGCGACGTTGCGCGCTCCCGCCGCCGACGTCATCCAACCGGGAGTCGAGGTGATCGACGACGACGGGATCCCGGCCCGCCCGCTGCCCGACCGGGTCAAGTCGCTCCTGCGCCCGAGCACCCGCTCCGGCGACCGCGTCCTGGTCGGAGAGGCGTTCGCTGCGAGCCTCGCGCGGGCGGACTGGGCGTACTTCCCGTCGCTCCTGTGGCGGCGCGCCAGCGTCTCGGCTCAGGGGTTCGATGCCAGCTACGACGTGGCGCTGGACCTCGCGCTCCTTCTGGACGTCGCGATGGCAGGCGGCGTTCTGCGCGTCACCGACGAGGTGTGCTTCCAATATCGACGGCACGCTCGGTCGTTCTCACAGGCGACGGCCACCAGCGGACTGCGCTTCGAGCAGGAGCGGCGCTTCTTCCAGCACTATTCCGAACTGCTGCACGCGCGCGGCTGGCACCGCGCGTCGCGGATCGCCCGCCAGCGCCTCGTCTCCCGGCTGAACGCCGGTGCGGAGGTGACTGCGGCGCTCGTGCGCGGGCGGATGCGGGACGCGGGACGCCTGATCCGCTACGTCTTCCGCTGA
- a CDS encoding glycosyltransferase family 2 protein, producing MTAYAALIIAYRRRDLVKGVLARLAAQSHPPVAVVIVDNGGDLGDVEAPPGLAAPVQVVTRADNPGYGAAVNEARRAVGDAAPALLVLTHDAEFDAELARRLSEALGSAPDIGAAGPVLRRASDPGAIFSAGGRLTRGGRATHVTREPSTRLSDVDWLDGAIVMFRVDALDAIGGVDEEYFLYFEDVDTSWRLARAGWRTVVDRDAHGAQEPGEHPVYLGMRNMALFARRAGIPRIRRSAAAARRLAEVAASALVRGRPAGVSDGWRGWRDGLQGMSGKPAGRGDDRDG from the coding sequence ATGACTGCCTACGCCGCCCTGATCATCGCCTATCGCCGCCGTGACCTGGTGAAGGGTGTCCTCGCACGACTGGCGGCGCAGTCGCACCCGCCGGTGGCCGTCGTCATCGTGGACAACGGCGGCGACCTCGGTGACGTGGAAGCGCCTCCCGGTCTCGCCGCTCCCGTGCAGGTGGTGACACGGGCCGACAATCCCGGATACGGCGCAGCGGTCAACGAGGCCAGGCGCGCGGTGGGCGACGCCGCGCCCGCCCTGCTCGTCCTCACCCACGACGCCGAGTTCGACGCGGAGCTCGCACGACGGCTGTCGGAGGCGCTCGGCTCCGCCCCCGACATCGGGGCGGCCGGGCCGGTGCTCAGGCGCGCGTCCGACCCCGGCGCGATCTTCTCAGCCGGCGGACGGCTCACGCGGGGTGGCCGTGCCACCCACGTGACGCGAGAGCCCTCGACCCGACTTTCCGACGTCGATTGGCTCGATGGGGCGATCGTGATGTTCCGCGTGGACGCGCTCGACGCCATCGGCGGGGTGGACGAGGAGTACTTCCTGTATTTCGAAGACGTCGACACGTCGTGGCGCCTCGCCCGTGCGGGGTGGCGCACCGTGGTCGACCGCGATGCCCACGGAGCGCAGGAGCCCGGCGAGCATCCCGTGTACCTCGGCATGCGCAATATGGCCCTCTTCGCCCGCCGCGCCGGGATCCCCCGCATCCGCCGAAGCGCCGCCGCGGCGCGACGCCTGGCGGAAGTGGCCGCCTCCGCCCTCGTCCGGGGCCGGCCGGCCGGAGTGTCGGACGGGTGGCGCGGGTGGCGCGACGGACTGCAGGGGATGTCGGGCAAGCCCGCCGGAAGGGGTGATGACCGTGACGGATGA
- a CDS encoding glycosyltransferase encodes MNERKSVRDGHDPLIVSLTKYIPYDGIPHAGGQYAKDHFDALAGIARVVAVAPSTPANRAAVTRQGAPGEVILIEGTGPFRAGRAKLLTDLASAWRGSDAQGFFGRAVTTPEWPWDLLAEADVVEFQWSEMASLAPLVRSRLPEKPLVVVAHDVITQRWRRAAGASKNPVLRTAYSVAARRSAARERRDFAAADRVVVFSEKDAALVRDLAPAAQPVVVAPGFRLGSTSTAQQAEEPVVLFTGALGRPDNDRAVRWFLQNVWPRVTERVPDALFVAAGSGPRRGLRRLVARSRRAELTGFVPSLDPYYASARVFVAPVLTGAGVKFKTVDALVRGLPTVATPVGAEGIEREDVFAGVTDDPVRFADLVVAALRGAHAERAAAAGEWAAEVYGMDAFTRRVRAVYGQLMPDPLA; translated from the coding sequence ATGAATGAGCGGAAGTCGGTCCGCGACGGTCACGATCCGTTGATCGTCAGCCTCACGAAGTATATCCCGTACGACGGAATCCCCCATGCGGGAGGCCAGTATGCCAAGGACCACTTCGACGCCCTCGCAGGCATCGCCCGCGTCGTCGCGGTGGCGCCCTCCACACCGGCCAACCGCGCCGCCGTGACGCGGCAGGGAGCGCCGGGCGAGGTGATCCTCATCGAGGGGACAGGGCCGTTCCGCGCGGGCAGGGCGAAGCTGCTCACCGACCTCGCCTCGGCGTGGCGGGGAAGCGACGCGCAGGGGTTCTTCGGCCGCGCGGTGACGACGCCGGAGTGGCCGTGGGACCTTCTCGCCGAGGCGGACGTGGTCGAGTTCCAATGGTCGGAGATGGCCTCCCTCGCCCCGCTGGTCCGCTCCCGGCTTCCGGAGAAGCCGCTCGTCGTCGTGGCGCACGATGTCATCACCCAGCGGTGGCGACGCGCCGCCGGCGCGTCGAAGAACCCCGTGCTGCGCACGGCCTACTCGGTGGCGGCGCGGCGCAGCGCCGCCCGTGAGCGGAGGGATTTCGCGGCCGCCGACCGCGTCGTGGTCTTCAGTGAGAAGGATGCGGCTCTGGTGCGCGACCTCGCGCCCGCCGCCCAGCCCGTCGTGGTCGCACCCGGCTTCCGCCTGGGCTCGACGTCCACCGCACAGCAAGCGGAGGAACCCGTCGTGCTCTTCACGGGGGCGCTGGGCCGGCCCGACAACGACCGGGCGGTGCGCTGGTTCCTGCAGAACGTGTGGCCGCGCGTGACGGAGCGGGTCCCCGACGCACTGTTCGTCGCGGCCGGCTCCGGGCCGCGCCGCGGTCTGCGGCGCCTGGTCGCGCGATCCCGCCGGGCCGAGCTCACCGGCTTCGTCCCCTCCCTGGACCCCTACTACGCGTCGGCGCGGGTGTTCGTCGCACCGGTGCTCACGGGAGCGGGCGTGAAGTTCAAGACCGTCGACGCTCTCGTGCGGGGGCTGCCGACCGTGGCCACCCCCGTGGGTGCCGAGGGTATCGAGCGGGAGGATGTCTTCGCCGGGGTCACCGACGACCCCGTGCGGTTCGCTGATCTCGTCGTGGCGGCTCTGCGGGGCGCGCATGCGGAGCGTGCCGCGGCGGCAGGGGAGTGGGCGGCGGAGGTGTACGGGATGGATGCGTTCACCCGGCGTGTGCGCGCGGTGTACGGTCAGCTGATGCCCGACCCGCTCGCCTAG
- a CDS encoding glycosyltransferase → MNPPGHERVVATIPVFRAPGDLPARVDALRQQVAAVVLVDDGSGSLPSPAFELPGVEQVALEENSGIAHALNVAVERARDLGATHVLTLDQDSTVPAGYVARMLAALRARAASGRPVAGAVPSSAGGAAVLRDMDDVPFDPIQSGQIIPVPVLDAVGPFAEELFIDAVDSDFWLRADALGYSFAVVDEAEIAHGLGELQPIRIFGRQLVLAGKPRHVLYHSPFRTYYMVRNSTVLNRRYAHHRPQWMRRRSRKMFEMVAGCIILAGDRRSQLRAVRAGRRDARRGVLGKIDPATLEWIMAPSRPRR, encoded by the coding sequence ATGAATCCACCTGGACACGAGCGCGTGGTCGCCACGATCCCCGTCTTCCGCGCCCCCGGCGACCTCCCCGCCCGAGTCGACGCGCTGCGGCAGCAGGTGGCGGCGGTGGTACTCGTCGACGACGGCAGCGGTTCTCTTCCGTCTCCGGCGTTCGAGCTGCCGGGGGTCGAGCAGGTGGCGCTGGAGGAGAACTCCGGCATCGCACACGCCCTCAACGTCGCGGTCGAGCGGGCACGCGACCTGGGCGCCACCCACGTCCTCACGCTCGACCAGGATTCCACCGTGCCTGCGGGGTATGTCGCTCGTATGCTCGCCGCCCTGCGCGCCCGCGCCGCCAGCGGGCGGCCCGTCGCCGGTGCCGTGCCCTCCTCGGCCGGCGGGGCCGCGGTGCTGCGTGATATGGACGACGTGCCGTTCGATCCGATCCAGTCCGGGCAGATCATCCCGGTGCCGGTCCTGGACGCCGTGGGCCCCTTCGCCGAGGAGCTGTTCATCGACGCGGTGGACTCGGACTTCTGGCTGCGGGCGGATGCACTCGGCTATTCGTTCGCCGTCGTCGATGAAGCGGAGATCGCGCACGGCCTGGGCGAGCTGCAGCCGATCCGGATCTTCGGACGGCAGCTGGTGCTCGCCGGCAAACCCCGTCATGTGCTGTACCACTCGCCGTTCCGCACGTACTACATGGTGCGCAACAGCACCGTCTTGAACCGTCGCTACGCGCACCACCGACCGCAATGGATGCGGCGCCGCAGTCGCAAGATGTTCGAGATGGTGGCCGGCTGCATCATCCTCGCCGGCGACCGCCGGTCGCAGCTGCGGGCGGTGCGCGCGGGGCGCCGCGACGCACGCAGGGGAGTGCTCGGCAAGATCGACCCCGCCACCCTCGAGTGGATCATGGCACCCTCGAGGCCGCGTCGATGA